A part of Triplophysa dalaica isolate WHDGS20190420 chromosome 17, ASM1584641v1, whole genome shotgun sequence genomic DNA contains:
- the slc16a5a gene encoding monocarboxylate transporter 6, which produces MAPKQPSSIEEQCEPESEEGEKTGPGLPHPLAYDAPDGGWGWVVLLATIVVLALTLAFPSCISIFYLDLQVAFNATNSETSWVPSIMTSALHVGGPLCSVLVERFGCRATVIFGGVLSGVGMAASSFSNSMVELYITTGLITGLGFCFSFQPAVTILGHYFVRRRPFANAMSSTGTALGLCALPFLGDYLHRELGWRGSFLVLGAVLFNCCVCGAVMRPLIPRKPRKSEAMMNGPIAISETGLKVRLLAMIRSFPSSLRRNMAFDLFSSNLRFRCFSLGITWMMLGFVVPLIYLVPYATVNNMDRSQAALLLSIMGFVNIFVRPPIGVLFSLPWFKGRHIYVFSAALVINGLSNSICCIGASFQVLLAYVVVYGISMSVVGSLMFTVMMDIVEMSRFPSALGLLSIMESVTLLIGPPLAGKLIDRTQVFTYVFLACSISVTLSALFLMISFYWLDRRDAAQKDNGS; this is translated from the exons ATGGCTCCTAAACAACCTTCTAGCATTGAAGAGCAATGTGAGCCTGAATCTGAGGAGGGAGAAAAAACGGGTCCCGGACTCCCTCATCCACTTGCTTATGATGCTCCGGATGGAGGCTGGGGATGGGTGGTTCTGCTCGCCACCATCGTTGTCTTAGCTCTCACACTGGCCTTTCCCTCTTGCATCAGCATCTTCTACTTGGATCTTCAGGTGGCTTTTAATGCCACCAACAGCGAGACGTCTTGGGTGCCTTCAATAATGACATCGGCTTTACATGTTGGAG GTCCTCTATGTAGTGTATTGGTGGAACGCTTCGGTTGCCGGGCAACGGTGATCTTCGGGGGTGTTTTGAGTGGTGTGGGCATGGCAGCCAGCTCCTTTTCAAATTCCATGGTTGAGTTATACATCACTACTGGGCTCATAACAG GTTTGGGTTTCTGCTTCAGCTTTCAGCCTGCCGTCACCATACTCGGACATTACTTTGTGCGTCGTCGTCCATTCGCCAATGCGATGTCCTCCACTGGCACCGCTCTGGGCCTATGTGCATTGCCCTTTTTAGGAGACTATCTGCACCGTGAACTTGGCTGGAGGGGGAGCTTTTTGGTGCTCGGCGCTGTGCTGTTCAACTGCTGTGTTTGTGGGGCTGTCATGAGACCGCTCATACCCCGCAAGCCCAGAAAATCAGAGGCGATGATGAACGGCCCCATAGCCATCTCAGAAACGGGGCTGAAAGTGCGATTGTTGGCAATGATTCGAAGTTTCCCATCATCTCTCAGACGAAACATGGCCTTTGACCTGTTCAGCAGCAACCTTCGATTTCGTTGTTTTTCATTGGGCATCACTTGGATGATGCTGGGGTTTGTAGTCCCACTTATATACCTAGTCCCTTACGCAACAGTTAATAATATGGATCGAAGCCAAGCCGCCTTGCTGCTCTCCATCATGGGCTTCGTCAATATTTTTGTGCGACCCCCCATCGGAGTGCTATTCAGCCTGCCCTGGTTCAAAGGTCGCCACATCTACGTGTTCTCAGCCGCGCTGGTGATAAACGGACTCAGTAACAGTATTTGTTGCATTGGCGCTAGTTTTCAAGTACTGTTAGCGTACGTGGTTGTGTATGGAATTTCAATGAGCGTTGTCGGATCGCTGATGTTCACCGTTATGATGGACATAGTGGAGATGAGCCGGTTCCCGTCTGCTCTCGGCCTGCTGTCAATCATGGAAAGCGTCACACTGTTGATAGGACCTCCACTCGCAG GAAAACTAATAGACAGGACTCAAGTCTTCACATACGTGTTTCTGGCCTGCAGCATCTCAGTGACCTTATCAGCTCTGTTCCTTATGATTTCCTTTTACTGGCTGGACCGCCGTGACGCTGCCCAGAAGGACAATGGTTCCTAA